A DNA window from Ostrea edulis chromosome 5, xbOstEdul1.1, whole genome shotgun sequence contains the following coding sequences:
- the LOC125652760 gene encoding cdc42 homolog → MVVAMQKSVQCTVVGDGLVGKSSLVKRLISGKFHQEYVATLKDDYVTKLSANGDAYTLNVSDIAGEHEDLSSLATPDIYIVCFSLVDDDSMDGVLNFWNPKLRTIGKHTPIVLVGTQSDLRQTGQTGHITTSDGLALAKSMRADAYVECSSKSGSGVLEAFQSALMASIRYKKRKANILKRVLGR, encoded by the exons ATGGTCGTTGCAATGCAGAAATCTGTTCAGTGTACGGTTGTTGGAGATGGTTTAGTTGGAAAGTCAAGTTTAGTTAAAAGACTGATCAGTGGAAAGTTTCACCAGGAGTATGTGGCCACCCTCAAGGACGATTACGTTACCAAACTGTCCGCTAATGGGGATGCATATACCCTGAATGTCTCAGATATTGCTGGGGAG catGAGGACTTGTCTTCATTAGCAACGCCAGACATCTACATTGTTTGCTTCAGCCTTGTTGATGATGACTCAATGGACGGCGTCCTTAATTTTTGGAATCCCAAACTCCGGACAATCGGGAAGCATACCCCAATCGTCCTTGTAGGAACACAGTCTGATTTGAGACAAactggtcaaactggacatattaCTACATCCGATGGCCTGGCTTTGGCGAAGTCGATGAGAGCTGATGCCTACGTGGAATGTTCTTCCAAGTCTGGCTCCGGAGTGCTGGAAGCCTTCCAGAGCGCCTTAATGGCGAGCATCAGATACAAAAAGAGGAAGGCCAACATCCTAAAACGTGTTCTAGGACGATGA
- the LOC125650546 gene encoding ras-related C3 botulinum toxin substrate 3-like, translating to MVVSITKSFHCTVVGDGLVGKSCLVERFLGGDFTNEYVATLQDDYTTKCNLNGDNLNMNITDIAGEHEDLASLDVPDVYIVCFSLVDKDSMESVLNFWVPRIRSQSKHTPIVLIGTQLDKRRAHKKCHISTEEGLSSAQSICAAAYVECSAKDNTGIDVAFYSVILASNTCSRRKSSLFKRVLGR from the exons ATGGTGGTGTCTATTACCAAAAGCTTTCACTGCACTGTGGTTGGTGATGGTTTGGTTGGAAAGTCTTGTCTTGTGGAGCGATTTCTTGGTGGAGACTTTACTAATGAGTATGTGGCCACTCTTCAGGATGATTACACTACAAAATGCAACCTTAATGGAGATAACCTAAACATGAACATCACCGATATTGCAGGAGAG CACGAAGACTTGGCTTCCCTTGATGTTCCGGATGTTTATATCGTCTGCTTCAGTCTCGTGGACAAAGACTCCATGGAGAGCGTGCTCAACTTCTGGGTTCCCAGGATACGTTCTCAAAGCAAACACACACCTATTGTCCTCATCGGGACTCAGTTAGACAAGCGACGAGCCCACAAGAAATGTCATATTTCTACTGAGGAGGGGCTTTCATCGGCTCAATCGATTTGTGCAGCAGCATACGTGGAATGCTCAGCGAAAGACAACACTGGGATAGATGTAGCATTCTACAGCGTGATTCTGGCCAGCAACACGTGCAGCAGAAGAAAATCAAGTCTCTTCAAACGCGTGCTTGGAAGATGA